In Caldicellulosiruptor morganii, the following proteins share a genomic window:
- a CDS encoding glycosyltransferase, producing MNIVLLTIGYPHPKRDVFVANEMEFLCKAFDRVFILPVQAGRVLPEKLKNGDRYKPHEKVRVWDVEYTIKDVLFISPKLMGLAIKEAIRAVFQRSTIRYKMLHLWMIFRWIFLTNITLKNLKKLFEKEGIDPEDTVLYSYWFHFLALSIALFEKPVLLKVSRAHRSELYEEVYPQPFKRFIVKKIDRVFACSKMGADYINEKYNTDKAAISYLGTFNGYEVNPDKKRLKPFKIVSCARVVPVKRLEKIVDSLEKIENHKISWTHIGDGELFESLKEYAQRKLSKKENIKYNFMGFLPNDKIIEFYAKEDFNLFVNTSSSEGLPVSIMEAISFGIPVVATDVGGVREIVIDGVNGYLLKRDFAEEDLAGLIKRFIEMPEEEYRRFCMGAIKIWEEKFNAKSAYEKFVFEILKLANSKKELGLKDER from the coding sequence GTGAACATAGTCCTTCTTACAATTGGCTATCCCCATCCCAAAAGGGATGTGTTTGTTGCAAACGAGATGGAGTTTCTTTGCAAAGCTTTCGACAGGGTTTTTATCTTGCCGGTTCAGGCAGGCAGGGTTTTGCCAGAGAAATTAAAAAACGGTGATAGATACAAACCCCACGAAAAGGTTAGGGTATGGGATGTTGAGTACACAATAAAAGATGTTTTGTTTATTTCACCAAAGCTAATGGGGCTTGCGATAAAGGAAGCTATCAGGGCAGTTTTTCAAAGAAGTACAATCAGATATAAAATGCTGCATCTCTGGATGATTTTCAGATGGATTTTTCTGACAAACATTACATTGAAAAATCTTAAAAAGCTGTTTGAAAAAGAAGGGATTGACCCGGAAGATACTGTGCTTTATTCATACTGGTTTCATTTTCTGGCTTTGAGCATTGCTCTTTTTGAAAAACCTGTTTTGCTAAAAGTTTCAAGAGCACACAGGTCAGAGCTATATGAAGAAGTTTATCCTCAGCCATTTAAAAGGTTTATTGTGAAAAAAATTGACAGAGTTTTTGCATGCTCTAAGATGGGTGCAGATTATATAAATGAAAAGTATAACACAGACAAAGCAGCCATTTCATACCTTGGAACTTTCAACGGCTATGAAGTAAATCCTGACAAAAAAAGGTTAAAGCCTTTTAAGATAGTCAGCTGTGCAAGGGTTGTCCCTGTAAAAAGGCTTGAGAAAATAGTGGATAGCCTTGAGAAAATAGAAAACCATAAGATTTCGTGGACACACATTGGAGATGGCGAGCTTTTTGAAAGTCTAAAAGAATATGCTCAAAGAAAACTTTCAAAAAAAGAAAATATCAAATACAATTTTATGGGATTTTTGCCAAATGACAAGATTATAGAATTTTATGCTAAAGAAGATTTCAACCTGTTTGTAAATACAAGCTCATCCGAAGGTCTACCTGTTTCAATCATGGAGGCAATATCATTTGGAATACCTGTTGTTGCAACAGATGTTGGAGGGGTGCGCGAGATAGTGATTGATGGTGTAAACGGCTATCTGCTAAAAAGAGACTTTGCAGAAGAGGATCTTGCAGGGCTCATAAAAAGGTTTATTGAAATGCCTGAAGAAGAGTACAGAAGATTTTGTATGGGGGCAATAAAGATATGGGAAGAGAAGTTCAATGCCAAAAGCGCCTATGAGAAATTTGTGTTTGAGATATTGAAGCTTGC
- a CDS encoding ArsR/SmtB family transcription factor, which produces MSKKIETCTCTVIHQDILEKVKKELPDEEKLFDLSEFFKVFSDSTRVKILSALLISEMCVCDLAALLSVTQSAISHQLRLLKAFRLVRSRKEGKVVYYSLNDEHVKSILELGLLHLAEKA; this is translated from the coding sequence ATGTCAAAAAAAATTGAAACTTGTACATGCACAGTGATTCATCAGGATATCCTTGAAAAAGTGAAAAAAGAGCTGCCGGATGAAGAGAAGCTGTTTGATCTGTCCGAGTTTTTCAAGGTGTTTTCTGACTCCACAAGAGTCAAGATTTTGAGCGCACTTTTGATATCAGAGATGTGCGTATGCGATCTGGCGGCGCTGCTTTCGGTAACGCAGTCGGCAATATCCCACCAGCTGCGGCTTTTGAAGGCATTCAGGCTTGTCAGAAGCAGAAAAGAAGGAAAGGTTGTCTATTACAGCTTAAATGATGAACATGTAAAAAGCATTTTGGAGCTTGGGCTTTTGCACCTTGCTGAGAAAGCTTAA